The following proteins are encoded in a genomic region of Gimesia algae:
- a CDS encoding dihydrodipicolinate synthase family protein has translation MSPSLERQQLQTVHIVPLTAFDQNDQINLDQQAAHTQNLYEAGMRVYLPGAGTSEFHSLSPEEIVQLVKVTREVTGPETLIFAPVGYQVNVARQTAIDCIQAGATGIMFMPFAHPYMSDRGAEEYYLTVMDAVDCPTLFYKKAEIPSDVLLLKLASDPRAVGVKYSVNQMHQFRTTVNADTHGLEWVCGSAERFAPYYMLAGSGGFTSGAGNVCPRLSLAMHAAFHAGNYEEGMRIQQQILPIEDYRARAGDSFNISMLKYAITLTGADFGPPRAPQRTLTGEQEAEIRQLMEPILAAEAELV, from the coding sequence ATGAGTCCCTCCCTTGAACGTCAACAGCTGCAAACCGTGCATATTGTGCCGCTGACTGCATTTGATCAGAACGATCAGATCAATCTGGATCAGCAGGCAGCGCATACGCAAAATTTATATGAAGCGGGTATGCGTGTCTATTTACCAGGTGCAGGTACAAGTGAATTTCACAGCCTGTCGCCTGAAGAAATTGTCCAACTGGTCAAAGTGACTCGCGAAGTGACTGGTCCGGAGACACTGATCTTTGCCCCTGTTGGCTACCAGGTAAACGTGGCCCGCCAGACGGCGATTGACTGTATTCAAGCGGGAGCAACCGGGATTATGTTTATGCCCTTCGCTCATCCTTATATGAGTGACCGGGGAGCAGAAGAATATTACCTGACGGTGATGGATGCTGTTGATTGTCCGACACTGTTCTATAAAAAAGCAGAAATCCCCAGTGATGTACTGCTGTTAAAACTGGCCTCCGATCCCCGTGCGGTCGGCGTGAAGTACTCGGTGAATCAGATGCATCAGTTTCGTACGACTGTGAATGCAGACACACACGGGCTGGAATGGGTTTGTGGGTCGGCAGAACGTTTTGCACCGTATTATATGCTGGCCGGATCGGGTGGCTTTACGAGTGGTGCAGGTAATGTCTGTCCGCGACTGTCCCTGGCGATGCATGCTGCTTTCCACGCCGGGAATTATGAGGAAGGTATGCGGATTCAGCAACAGATTCTGCCCATTGAAGATTACCGGGCGCGTGCCGGGGACAGCTTCAATATCAGTATGCTGAAATATGCAATTACACTCACGGGGGCCGACTTTGGGCCGCCACGGGCACCGCAGCGGACACTGACGGGAGAGCAGGAAGCAGAGATTCGTCAGTTGATGGAACCGATCCTGGCCGCGGAAGCAGAACTTGTCTGA
- a CDS encoding 6-pyruvoyl trahydropterin synthase family protein → MNKFARYQVRVTKDHLVFSAAHFITFNGNICERLHGHNWRVAAELTGPLDENGYVFDFIALRDQLQKTVDALDHRVLLPTLHPKIHVREQDQEVEATFDNRRWVFPREDCILLPVENTTAELIAHWIGQQLLTVIGSNAANQIESVQIEVEENFGQWAICKLPVS, encoded by the coding sequence ATGAATAAATTCGCCCGATATCAGGTGCGTGTCACCAAAGATCATCTGGTTTTCAGCGCAGCGCACTTCATCACATTTAACGGGAACATCTGTGAAAGGCTGCACGGCCACAACTGGCGCGTCGCTGCCGAATTAACCGGCCCCCTGGATGAAAACGGTTATGTGTTTGACTTCATCGCACTTCGCGATCAGTTGCAGAAAACCGTTGATGCGCTGGACCATCGGGTCCTGCTGCCAACTTTACATCCGAAGATCCATGTCAGAGAGCAGGACCAGGAAGTCGAAGCGACTTTTGACAACCGCCGCTGGGTTTTTCCCAGAGAAGACTGTATTTTATTACCAGTGGAAAACACGACAGCCGAATTGATCGCACACTGGATTGGTCAGCAGCTGTTGACTGTGATAGGATCCAATGCTGCAAACCAGATTGAATCGGTGCAGATCGAAGTCGAAGAAAATTTCGGACAGTGGGCCATCTGTAAGCTGCCTGTCTCATAA
- a CDS encoding MotA/TolQ/ExbB proton channel family protein, with product MEHLESLPESETEDHFLNWSKAILKSPLFWGAAATFGFYALIPYLPVYRSLIDRYFCSHPLEYATAGLFFIGMAIIGVKGIGMLSQKKSMSETKIDWETIGEIEKLNDRIDVFSEQVDSLSSWIGETYLGKRLKDTVSYVKGRRSVQDLDEHLKYLAELASEQMHASYSLIRTITWAVPIIGFLGTVIGITIAIANVTPDQLDTSLSEVTGGLAVAFDTTALALGLSLILVFSTFIVERMEQKQLEQIELFGIENIASCLSVTESSLSPLESAEAEAAQELVLRTEEMILRQTELWQQSLEGLRGRWSDMMERQQLDLDHSLQAGMTNTLGSHSSQLESLRNEFLNAYQATTEQIELMLTRWQEKQTESNSSFSTNLAQIWNEVHQDVISAQTRQTSQIELATKEIAGEVRQWNQQLKDTSEVSTLQIEALNSQSENLLKIVGQEEHLVGLQKRLTENLDAIRATETFEETLHSLSAAVHLLTARSNRNHAA from the coding sequence ATGGAACACTTGGAATCCCTGCCGGAAAGTGAAACAGAAGACCATTTCTTGAACTGGTCGAAAGCGATCTTAAAATCCCCTCTCTTCTGGGGAGCGGCTGCCACGTTTGGCTTTTATGCCCTCATCCCCTATCTGCCGGTCTATCGTTCCTTGATCGATCGTTATTTTTGCAGTCACCCTCTCGAATATGCGACTGCGGGCCTGTTCTTCATCGGCATGGCAATTATCGGTGTGAAGGGCATCGGTATGCTCAGTCAGAAGAAATCGATGTCTGAAACGAAAATTGACTGGGAAACGATCGGTGAAATTGAGAAACTTAATGATCGAATTGATGTCTTTTCCGAGCAGGTGGATTCGCTTTCCAGCTGGATCGGCGAGACTTATCTGGGGAAGCGTCTTAAAGATACGGTTTCTTATGTGAAGGGACGTCGTTCAGTCCAGGATCTGGATGAGCATCTCAAGTATCTGGCTGAACTGGCTTCTGAGCAGATGCACGCCAGTTATTCACTGATTCGTACCATCACCTGGGCTGTCCCGATCATCGGGTTCCTGGGAACTGTGATCGGGATCACCATTGCGATTGCCAATGTAACCCCCGATCAGTTAGACACTTCTCTCTCCGAAGTAACCGGCGGTCTGGCGGTTGCCTTCGATACCACGGCTCTCGCGCTGGGATTATCACTGATTCTGGTGTTCTCCACTTTTATTGTGGAACGGATGGAGCAGAAACAGCTGGAACAGATTGAACTGTTCGGGATTGAGAATATCGCTTCCTGCCTGAGTGTAACAGAAAGTTCACTGAGCCCGCTGGAATCAGCTGAAGCTGAAGCAGCCCAGGAACTGGTACTGCGTACGGAAGAAATGATTTTACGACAGACCGAACTCTGGCAACAAAGTCTGGAAGGACTACGGGGGCGCTGGTCTGATATGATGGAACGCCAGCAATTGGACTTAGATCATAGCCTGCAGGCAGGAATGACAAATACATTGGGGAGCCATTCTTCTCAGTTAGAATCATTGCGGAATGAATTTCTGAATGCCTACCAGGCGACTACGGAACAGATTGAGCTGATGTTAACCCGCTGGCAGGAAAAACAGACAGAATCGAACAGTTCCTTCTCGACGAATCTGGCCCAGATCTGGAATGAAGTGCATCAGGATGTGATTTCGGCACAGACCCGACAGACTTCACAAATTGAGCTGGCAACGAAAGAAATTGCTGGCGAAGTCAGGCAGTGGAATCAACAGCTGAAAGACACGTCTGAGGTTTCGACTCTACAGATCGAAGCCCTGAATTCACAAAGTGAAAATCTATTAAAAATTGTTGGTCAGGAAGAGCATCTGGTGGGCCTGCAGAAACGGCTGACTGAAAATCTGGATGCGATTCGAGCCACCGAGACCTTCGAAGAAACTCTGCATAGTCTGAGTGCGGCTGTGCACTTACTCACCGCTCGCTCAAATCGAAATCACGCTGCCTGA
- the fusA gene encoding elongation factor G: MKNLDKYRNIGISAHIDSGKTTLTERVLYYSGRIHKVREVRGGDGGATMDSMDLERERGITIASAATQVQWKDTTINIIDTPGHVDFTVEVERSLRVLDGAILVLCSVGGVQSQSLTVDRQMKRYKVPRIAFINKMDRTGADSASVIKQISDKLHVVPLPLQIPMGEGAHFEGVVDLVSMQAITYTGEQGETEVFGEIPEQFKAAAEEARANMLETLSMFSDDLMVALLEEADVPVEDIYKVIREATLSHEITPVMMGTAFKNKGVQTLLDAVVRFLPSPLDREITAIDLDAQQKAIKEGAEDTSSDSFRTKLSHSSDKPLVSMAFKIVDETFGQLTYMRIYQGKLEKGQSYINTRTGNSTRFGRLVRMHADSREDVDCGEAGDIIAAVGMECASGDTFCSGDVNFALESIFVPEPVIRLSIEPLDRDGADRLAKAIQRFNREDPTFHVMTDDETNQTIIAGMGQLHLDVYIERIKREYKVECIIGEPRVAYRETPTIAVEYNHKHKKQTGGSGQYAHVVGKIEPMSVETDSETYEFVNNISQGRIPREYIPAVDKGFQRALVKGPLCECEVVGVKATLSDGSYHDVDSSEMAFNVAGFNCMRDALKKSNMALLEPIMKLEVEVPEEYQGPVSGHIAQKRGVINTSETRMGTSTFIAEVPLASMFDYANELRSMTQGKGGFSMEFSRYAQVPRNIQEEVVARRLKEKEERMATA; this comes from the coding sequence ATGAAAAATCTGGACAAGTATCGAAACATTGGAATTTCGGCTCACATCGATTCTGGTAAAACCACACTTACCGAACGAGTTCTGTACTACTCAGGACGAATTCACAAAGTACGTGAAGTTCGAGGCGGCGATGGTGGCGCTACGATGGATAGTATGGATCTGGAACGCGAGCGCGGAATTACCATCGCGTCTGCTGCCACACAGGTGCAGTGGAAAGACACCACGATCAACATCATCGATACTCCAGGTCACGTTGACTTTACTGTCGAAGTGGAACGTAGTCTCCGTGTACTTGACGGTGCGATCCTCGTACTCTGCTCAGTCGGTGGAGTTCAGAGTCAGTCACTGACAGTCGACCGCCAGATGAAACGTTATAAGGTTCCCCGTATCGCTTTCATCAACAAGATGGACCGCACCGGAGCCGACTCTGCCAGCGTGATCAAACAGATTTCAGATAAACTGCATGTCGTGCCACTGCCGCTGCAGATTCCCATGGGCGAAGGTGCTCATTTCGAAGGTGTCGTTGATCTGGTCAGTATGCAGGCCATCACATACACCGGTGAGCAGGGCGAAACCGAAGTCTTCGGTGAAATCCCGGAACAGTTCAAAGCTGCCGCTGAAGAAGCCCGCGCGAACATGCTGGAAACACTTTCCATGTTCAGCGATGACCTGATGGTCGCTTTGCTGGAAGAAGCTGACGTGCCTGTAGAAGACATCTACAAGGTCATTCGTGAAGCTACGCTTTCTCACGAAATCACTCCCGTCATGATGGGAACCGCCTTCAAAAACAAAGGCGTGCAAACTCTGCTGGACGCAGTCGTTCGCTTCCTGCCCAGTCCACTCGACCGCGAAATTACTGCGATTGACCTGGATGCACAGCAGAAAGCCATCAAAGAAGGTGCCGAAGACACCAGCAGTGATTCATTCCGTACAAAACTGTCTCACTCTTCAGACAAGCCTCTGGTCTCCATGGCGTTCAAAATTGTCGATGAAACATTCGGACAATTGACCTACATGCGTATCTACCAGGGTAAGCTTGAAAAAGGTCAAAGTTACATCAATACACGAACTGGGAACTCCACCCGCTTCGGACGTCTGGTCCGTATGCATGCAGACAGCCGTGAGGATGTCGATTGTGGTGAAGCCGGTGATATTATCGCTGCCGTCGGCATGGAGTGTGCTTCCGGGGATACCTTCTGTAGTGGCGACGTCAACTTTGCTCTGGAAAGTATTTTTGTTCCTGAGCCTGTGATTCGTCTTTCAATCGAACCACTCGACCGTGATGGTGCAGACCGCCTGGCCAAAGCCATTCAACGCTTCAACCGTGAAGACCCCACATTCCACGTAATGACAGACGATGAAACTAATCAGACGATCATCGCCGGTATGGGGCAGTTACACCTTGACGTTTACATTGAACGTATCAAGCGCGAATACAAAGTAGAGTGCATCATTGGAGAACCACGTGTTGCTTACCGTGAAACTCCGACGATTGCTGTTGAATACAACCATAAGCACAAAAAGCAAACTGGTGGCTCCGGTCAGTACGCTCATGTGGTTGGTAAGATTGAGCCCATGTCGGTTGAAACCGATAGTGAGACTTACGAATTTGTTAACAACATCAGCCAGGGTCGTATTCCCCGTGAATACATTCCTGCCGTTGATAAAGGTTTCCAGCGAGCCCTGGTGAAAGGACCGCTTTGCGAATGTGAAGTGGTAGGCGTCAAAGCCACACTTTCTGATGGTTCCTACCATGATGTTGACTCATCAGAAATGGCCTTTAACGTTGCTGGTTTCAACTGTATGCGTGATGCCCTGAAGAAGTCTAACATGGCTCTTCTGGAACCCATTATGAAACTGGAAGTAGAAGTTCCTGAAGAATATCAGGGGCCGGTTTCTGGTCATATTGCACAAAAACGTGGTGTGATCAATACTTCCGAAACCCGTATGGGAACCAGTACTTTCATCGCTGAAGTGCCTCTGGCAAGCATGTTTGACTATGCCAACGAACTGCGTTCGATGACACAGGGTAAAGGTGGATTCAGCATGGAATTCTCCCGCTACGCTCAGGTACCTCGAAACATTCAGGAAGAAGTCGTAGCACGCCGACTGAAAGAAAAAGAAGAACGTATGGCAACTGCCTAG
- the trxA gene encoding thioredoxin — protein MSANSTWTIDVTEENFETAVIQKSEQIPIIIDFWAPWCGPCQQLAPLLDQLVEEYQGKFILAKINIDEQQNLAAAFRVQSIPMVVAFANGQPVDQFQGILPEESLREWISNLLPSPIDMLLQEGQILEDSDLTSAEAKYKEALDLEPTNDVIKLRMAAVLAKQSRFDESSHIIQELEKRGFLEPEAEQIKSQLELQAAAEETGGVEAARAAVEADPENAALKIGLADALAISNKHEEALEICLSIIEQDKAGAGVEAKATILRIFDVLGPQSDLVSTYRRRLATLLY, from the coding sequence ATGTCAGCAAACTCAACCTGGACCATTGATGTCACCGAAGAAAACTTTGAAACCGCGGTGATTCAAAAGTCAGAACAAATACCTATTATCATCGATTTCTGGGCTCCCTGGTGCGGGCCCTGCCAGCAACTGGCCCCCCTGTTGGATCAGCTGGTAGAAGAGTATCAGGGTAAATTTATACTCGCTAAAATTAATATCGATGAACAGCAGAATCTGGCAGCAGCGTTTCGCGTGCAATCGATTCCGATGGTGGTCGCGTTTGCAAACGGGCAGCCTGTCGATCAATTCCAGGGAATCCTCCCGGAAGAATCATTGCGAGAATGGATTTCCAATCTGTTGCCTTCACCGATAGACATGTTACTGCAGGAAGGTCAGATTCTGGAAGACTCTGACCTGACCTCTGCAGAAGCAAAATACAAAGAAGCGTTAGACCTGGAACCAACCAATGACGTTATCAAATTACGCATGGCTGCTGTTCTGGCAAAACAGTCACGCTTTGATGAAAGCTCACATATCATTCAGGAACTGGAAAAACGTGGATTTCTGGAACCGGAAGCAGAACAGATCAAGTCGCAGCTCGAACTGCAGGCTGCTGCAGAAGAAACAGGGGGCGTCGAAGCCGCTCGCGCAGCGGTTGAGGCTGATCCTGAAAATGCAGCTTTAAAAATCGGCCTCGCTGATGCCCTGGCGATTTCCAACAAGCATGAGGAAGCCCTGGAAATTTGCCTGTCGATCATTGAACAGGATAAAGCAGGAGCCGGAGTGGAAGCCAAAGCGACCATACTGCGGATCTTTGATGTTCTGGGCCCTCAATCCGACCTGGTAAGTACCTACCGTCGCAGACTGGCAACGTTATTGTATTAG
- a CDS encoding triphosphoribosyl-dephospho-CoA synthase, giving the protein MSQNNHQLEHWCYLACVMEATARKPGNVHPEASFPDLSYADFLKSAAVIAPLLAQSIEQPTGELVLSCIRKTQNAVPSNSNLGMVLLLAPLTRIPASETIANRISPLLHALTVEDARAVYKAIRLANPGGMGTTEAEDIAQDPTETLRDVMCLAAERDSIAREYATDFQIVLNTGVPAITEYWNQTHCWETAIIRLQLRLMSDVPDTLIARKLGRAEAEEAARRARSVLQAEGGTGHLEEFDSWLREQGNQRNPGTTADLIVATLFVALRDGFIPAPAPGTIIEMIPPKFHQYLNSKF; this is encoded by the coding sequence ATGAGTCAAAATAATCATCAACTCGAACATTGGTGCTATCTGGCATGTGTGATGGAGGCGACCGCCCGAAAACCGGGAAACGTCCATCCAGAGGCTTCTTTTCCCGATTTGAGCTATGCCGATTTTCTAAAATCAGCAGCGGTCATCGCTCCCCTTCTGGCTCAATCCATCGAACAGCCTACGGGAGAACTTGTTCTATCCTGTATCAGAAAAACCCAAAACGCTGTGCCCAGCAATTCCAATCTGGGAATGGTATTACTGTTGGCTCCCCTGACGCGAATTCCTGCGTCGGAAACGATTGCAAATAGAATTTCCCCCCTTTTACACGCGCTGACCGTCGAAGATGCCCGCGCCGTCTATAAGGCAATCCGACTCGCAAATCCCGGAGGCATGGGAACGACAGAGGCTGAAGACATCGCGCAGGATCCAACGGAAACTCTGCGCGACGTCATGTGCCTCGCTGCCGAACGGGACTCGATCGCCCGCGAATACGCCACTGACTTTCAGATCGTTCTGAATACGGGTGTCCCGGCGATTACCGAATACTGGAATCAAACACATTGCTGGGAAACCGCCATTATCCGTTTGCAACTGCGACTGATGTCTGACGTTCCCGATACTTTAATTGCCAGAAAACTGGGCCGTGCAGAAGCAGAAGAAGCAGCGCGTCGCGCCCGATCTGTCCTGCAGGCAGAAGGGGGAACAGGTCATCTGGAGGAATTTGATTCCTGGCTGCGCGAACAGGGAAACCAGCGGAATCCCGGCACAACGGCGGACCTGATTGTGGCAACGCTGTTTGTCGCATTGCGGGATGGTTTCATTCCTGCCCCTGCCCCCGGTACAATAATCGAAATGATTCCACCAAAATTCCATCAGTACCTGAATTCAAAGTTTTAA